A genomic window from Maylandia zebra isolate NMK-2024a linkage group LG20, Mzebra_GT3a, whole genome shotgun sequence includes:
- the tmdd1 gene encoding transmembrane and death domain protein 1 isoform X1 yields the protein MDILKFCFSFFFLLHSSTVGEDTVAEDIDVQQLERLVEMLTPRECEDLLSALSHPEENIFEHLQRLSPEKNLLGLQPRAKRETPSALDSEAQCQTALTDWLLRYGKETYYDRLSRALHHIGRTDIATEVGKNINQDKALSLKRYVEDYHKYVNSLNFVSDTKHQKRGHQRVRKRTVSDLTWRDLDLIVEQVHVPPYQKGPLDVAMPVLYGLLLGFGGTLLIGTALLLVIVHISHGRLQNCHSRATSSSSNKAM from the exons ATGgacattttgaaattttgtttctctttcttctttctgctaCACAGTTCAACAGTCGGAGAGGACACAG TGGCGGAAGACATTGATGTCCAACAACTGGAACGTTTAGTGGAGATGCTGACACCTAGGGAGTGTGAGGACCTCCTGTCTGCCCTCTCTCACCCAGAGGAAAACATATTTGAGCACCTTCAGCGCCTCTCGCCAGAAAAAAATCTCCTAGGTCTCCAGCCTCGAGCCAAGAGAGAGACGCCTTCTGCTCTAG ATAGTGAAGCCCAGTGCCAAACGGCCCTGACAGACTGGCTGCTGAGGTACGGCAAGGAGACCTACTATGACAGGCTTTCACGTGCCTTGCATCACATCGGCAGAACAGACATCGCCACTG AAGTGGGGAAGAACATCAACCAGGACAAAGCCCTGAGCCTGAAGCGCTATGTTGAAGATTATCACAAATATGTCAACTCTTTAAACTTTGTTTCAGACACAAAACACCAAAAGCGCGGACACCAGAGGGTCAGAAAAAGAACGG ttagCGATCTGACATGGCGTGACCTGGATCTGATTGTGGAGCAGGTTCACGTCCCTCCGTACCAGAAGGGGCCTTTGGATGTAGCTATGCCAGTATTGTACGGTCTTCTGTTGGGCTTCGGGGGCACCTTGCTCATAGGCACAGCTTTACTCCTCGTCATTGTCCACATTTCTCATGGAAGGCTTCAGAACTGTCACTCCAGAGCCACCAGCAGTTCCAGCAATAAAGCCATGTAG
- the tmdd1 gene encoding transmembrane and death domain protein 1 isoform X2: MDILKFCFSFFFLLHSSTVGEDTDSEAQCQTALTDWLLRYGKETYYDRLSRALHHIGRTDIATEVGKNINQDKALSLKRYVEDYHKYVNSLNFVSDTKHQKRGHQRVRKRTVSDLTWRDLDLIVEQVHVPPYQKGPLDVAMPVLYGLLLGFGGTLLIGTALLLVIVHISHGRLQNCHSRATSSSSNKAM; this comes from the exons ATGgacattttgaaattttgtttctctttcttctttctgctaCACAGTTCAACAGTCGGAGAGGACACAG ATAGTGAAGCCCAGTGCCAAACGGCCCTGACAGACTGGCTGCTGAGGTACGGCAAGGAGACCTACTATGACAGGCTTTCACGTGCCTTGCATCACATCGGCAGAACAGACATCGCCACTG AAGTGGGGAAGAACATCAACCAGGACAAAGCCCTGAGCCTGAAGCGCTATGTTGAAGATTATCACAAATATGTCAACTCTTTAAACTTTGTTTCAGACACAAAACACCAAAAGCGCGGACACCAGAGGGTCAGAAAAAGAACGG ttagCGATCTGACATGGCGTGACCTGGATCTGATTGTGGAGCAGGTTCACGTCCCTCCGTACCAGAAGGGGCCTTTGGATGTAGCTATGCCAGTATTGTACGGTCTTCTGTTGGGCTTCGGGGGCACCTTGCTCATAGGCACAGCTTTACTCCTCGTCATTGTCCACATTTCTCATGGAAGGCTTCAGAACTGTCACTCCAGAGCCACCAGCAGTTCCAGCAATAAAGCCATGTAG